One stretch of Leadbetterella byssophila DSM 17132 DNA includes these proteins:
- a CDS encoding ABC transporter permease — translation MIKNYFLVAWRNLLRNRGFSFINIFGLAIGMAAAILILLWIKFETSVDREYALADRIYVMYNRDTFSGEKWAWSTTPTVMGPAIKKDYAEVEETVRVSNDRLLLTVGDKQLYSRGLIVDSVFFKVFDFEAISGDLITSLNNPNHIVVTEELALQLFSTTDVLGRTVKVDSSDLFKISAVLKDMPNNSRFKTSYFLPWEIIKKRDWDNGNWTNNSISNYILLRENADINAFNEKVRDITIRNTPGSPTTTEVFAYPITQAYLYGKSEDGKLVAGKLVTVRMFGAIVTFIVIIACINFMNLTTARSEKRAKEVGVRKVAGASRGVLIVQFLGECILLSLIAGLLALVLVFVSLPAFNSLIDNHLQMDLSHPFFWINFLGFVLFTGILAGSYPAFLLSSFPPVTALKGTFRVSPSGFTIRKVLVVLQFTFAIILIISTLIIQKQIKFAQNRELGYDQEKLIYVPLTGSMPRQFTYIKQAILKSGAGVGVTKSLSPITEQWSDGWGYSWPGSEPDDEKLDFIRFSADADFTKVMGVNLIQGRDIDIYTYPTDSNSVLLNEAAVKKMRIKDPIGLVISDEDTKYTVVGVIKDFIIGSPYEPIRPMMVMGPGSWFNMMHIKLNPDRALSDNLQQIENILKEFNPNYPFEYRFVDEQYAKKFENTRRTATLSSLFTALAIIISCLGLFGLSAYMATNRVKEIGVRKVLGASVKDIVILLTKDFLKLVGISFLIASPIAWYIMREWLKEYTYKIDMSVDVYVLTGLLCFIIAVATVSLQAIRAATSNPVKSLRTE, via the coding sequence ATGATCAAGAATTATTTCCTGGTAGCCTGGAGAAACCTCCTAAGGAACAGAGGATTTTCCTTTATTAATATTTTCGGCTTAGCCATAGGGATGGCTGCTGCTATACTTATTCTCCTTTGGATCAAATTTGAGACGAGCGTGGATAGAGAATATGCATTGGCAGACCGCATATATGTCATGTATAACCGCGATACTTTCAGTGGAGAAAAATGGGCTTGGTCAACTACCCCTACTGTGATGGGACCGGCTATCAAAAAAGACTATGCTGAGGTGGAAGAGACTGTGCGAGTTAGTAATGACCGACTTCTCTTAACAGTAGGTGATAAGCAACTGTACAGCCGTGGATTAATTGTAGATTCTGTCTTCTTTAAAGTATTTGACTTCGAAGCCATTAGTGGAGACCTTATCACCTCACTTAATAATCCTAACCATATCGTTGTTACTGAAGAATTAGCCTTGCAGCTATTTAGTACTACAGATGTATTAGGCCGTACGGTTAAAGTTGATAGCTCTGATTTATTCAAGATCTCCGCTGTCTTAAAGGACATGCCTAATAACTCAAGGTTTAAAACTTCCTATTTCCTTCCGTGGGAAATTATCAAAAAACGCGATTGGGACAATGGCAACTGGACGAATAACTCTATCTCTAATTATATACTTCTTAGAGAGAATGCGGATATAAATGCGTTCAATGAAAAAGTAAGAGATATTACCATTAGAAATACTCCTGGAAGTCCTACTACTACAGAGGTATTTGCCTATCCTATCACCCAAGCATACCTATACGGCAAGAGTGAAGATGGGAAATTAGTGGCAGGGAAATTGGTTACTGTAAGAATGTTTGGAGCTATAGTAACCTTTATAGTAATCATAGCTTGTATTAACTTTATGAACCTAACTACCGCCAGAAGTGAAAAAAGAGCAAAAGAAGTGGGAGTTCGTAAGGTGGCAGGTGCAAGCAGAGGGGTATTAATCGTTCAATTTCTGGGAGAATGCATTTTGCTTTCCCTTATAGCAGGGTTACTTGCATTGGTCTTAGTATTCGTAAGCTTACCGGCATTTAATTCTCTTATTGACAATCACCTGCAAATGGATCTGAGCCATCCTTTTTTCTGGATCAATTTCTTGGGATTTGTATTATTCACAGGCATCTTGGCCGGCTCCTATCCAGCCTTTTTACTTTCTTCGTTTCCTCCTGTTACGGCCTTAAAAGGAACTTTCAGAGTCTCGCCTTCGGGCTTTACCATCAGAAAAGTATTGGTTGTCTTACAATTCACCTTTGCCATCATATTGATCATCTCCACTTTGATCATTCAGAAACAGATCAAATTCGCGCAGAATAGAGAATTAGGATATGATCAGGAGAAACTAATCTATGTTCCCTTGACAGGTAGCATGCCTAGACAATTCACCTATATCAAGCAAGCTATCCTGAAGTCTGGCGCAGGTGTAGGAGTTACAAAATCCCTTAGCCCTATCACGGAGCAATGGTCGGACGGTTGGGGTTACTCTTGGCCGGGATCTGAACCTGATGATGAAAAGCTTGACTTCATCCGCTTTAGTGCTGACGCAGACTTTACCAAGGTCATGGGTGTGAACCTAATTCAGGGTAGGGATATTGATATCTACACTTACCCTACTGATTCTAACTCCGTGCTGCTAAATGAAGCTGCCGTTAAGAAGATGCGCATCAAAGATCCTATCGGACTAGTGATCAGCGATGAGGACACAAAATATACTGTTGTAGGAGTAATTAAGGACTTCATCATCGGATCCCCATATGAACCTATAAGACCTATGATGGTAATGGGACCTGGATCCTGGTTTAATATGATGCACATCAAGCTCAATCCGGATAGAGCTCTTTCTGATAACCTACAGCAAATAGAAAACATTCTTAAGGAATTTAACCCCAACTATCCATTTGAGTACAGGTTTGTTGACGAGCAGTATGCTAAGAAATTTGAAAATACACGAAGGACTGCTACTCTTTCCTCTTTGTTTACTGCATTGGCGATCATAATTTCATGTTTAGGCCTCTTTGGTTTATCTGCTTACATGGCAACGAATAGAGTGAAGGAGATTGGCGTTAGAAAAGTATTAGGTGCCAGCGTTAAAGATATTGTTATATTATTGACCAAAGATTTCCTTAAATTAGTAGGAATCTCCTTCCTGATCGCTAGCCCTATAGCCTGGTATATCATGAGAGAATGGCTAAAAGAATATACCTACAAGATAGACATGTCTGTTGACGTGTATGTACTGACCGGTCTCTTATGTTTCATAATAGCGGTGGCCACAGTCAGCTTACAAGCCATACGTGCAGCCACATCTAATCCTGTAAAAAGTCTTAGAACAGAGTGA
- a CDS encoding ABC transporter ATP-binding protein: MIKIKNLEKYYRTEEVETIALNKLNLKVEPGEFVAIMGPSGCGKSTLLNILGLLDDPDGGEFIFNGTDVTHFNEKKRAELRKQTLGFVFQSFNLIDELTVFENVELPLIYLKIGASERKKRVEEVLEKMQIMHRRNHFPQQLSGGQQQRVAFARAVVHSPKLILADEPTGNLDSNNGNEVMQLLSDLNASGTTVIMVTHSEHDARYSHRIIRMLDGQTVTENILR; this comes from the coding sequence ATGATCAAGATTAAAAACCTAGAAAAATACTACCGTACAGAAGAGGTAGAAACCATAGCCTTAAACAAATTAAATCTTAAAGTGGAACCGGGAGAATTTGTGGCCATCATGGGACCAAGCGGTTGCGGGAAATCTACCCTCTTAAACATCCTGGGACTATTGGATGATCCGGATGGAGGAGAATTCATCTTCAACGGAACAGATGTCACTCATTTTAACGAAAAGAAGAGAGCCGAACTAAGGAAGCAAACCCTAGGTTTTGTTTTCCAAAGTTTTAACCTTATTGATGAATTAACGGTGTTCGAAAATGTGGAACTCCCTCTGATTTACTTGAAAATAGGAGCTTCAGAACGTAAGAAACGTGTAGAAGAGGTTTTGGAAAAAATGCAGATCATGCACAGAAGAAATCACTTCCCTCAACAATTGTCCGGAGGACAACAGCAAAGAGTAGCCTTTGCCCGTGCCGTAGTTCACTCCCCGAAACTAATTCTTGCTGATGAGCCTACAGGTAACTTGGATAGTAATAACGGAAATGAAGTAATGCAGCTATTAAGTGACCTTAACGCTTCAGGCACTACGGTCATCATGGTTACACACAGTGAACATGACGCGCGCTATAGCCACAGAATCATTAGAATGTTAGATGGTCAAACCGTAACCGAAAACATACTGAGATGA
- a CDS encoding efflux RND transporter periplasmic adaptor subunit — MDRKLEKKYTKKIFKWGFTGAGILAVAGLGIYLATSNPTQEVQMERITIEEVKLGTFQETLPVNGVILPLTTIYLDVLEGGRVEEKFVEDGAIMKKGDPILRLGNTDLELSLASQETQVYNVLTQMNISKNNATQNTILKLNQMAEVDNALKEAERVYLLNKKLHQDRLISQQDFQQSENLYQYQLRRKKLTDEILSQDKEVIDLMQKQDKESLQKMQNTLALMRKKVSDLIVRAPIDGRLTSLDAEIGQLKNKGERLGQIDVTDGYKIRADIDEHYINRIFPGLPATVLIAGNTYKLIIKKVYSQVKNGKFQVDLEFEVDRPDELRRGQTLQVILALSDETQALLLPRGAFYQKTGGTWIYKVSKDGKTAYKTDIKINRNNPKYYEVTAGLQAGDKVITSSYDNYESDLLLKP; from the coding sequence ATGGACAGAAAGCTCGAAAAGAAGTACACCAAGAAGATTTTTAAATGGGGATTCACCGGAGCTGGGATTTTAGCAGTAGCAGGGTTAGGTATCTACCTTGCTACCTCTAATCCTACCCAAGAAGTACAGATGGAAAGAATCACTATAGAAGAAGTTAAGCTCGGAACCTTTCAGGAAACCTTACCGGTAAACGGAGTCATCCTTCCCTTAACTACCATCTATCTAGATGTTCTGGAAGGAGGTAGAGTGGAAGAAAAATTTGTGGAAGACGGAGCTATCATGAAAAAAGGAGATCCTATCCTTCGTTTAGGGAATACTGACCTGGAGCTTAGTCTGGCCAGTCAGGAAACTCAGGTGTACAATGTTCTCACACAAATGAATATCTCAAAGAACAATGCTACCCAAAACACCATACTCAAATTGAACCAAATGGCGGAGGTAGATAATGCTCTCAAAGAAGCTGAAAGAGTATATCTACTGAACAAGAAATTACATCAAGATCGCCTCATTTCTCAACAAGATTTCCAACAATCGGAAAACCTTTACCAGTATCAACTGCGCAGAAAGAAATTGACCGATGAGATCCTGTCACAAGACAAAGAGGTCATTGATCTGATGCAAAAGCAGGACAAAGAATCCCTACAAAAAATGCAGAACACATTAGCATTGATGCGCAAAAAGGTATCTGACTTGATCGTGCGTGCACCTATTGACGGTCGACTAACTTCTTTAGATGCTGAAATAGGTCAATTAAAAAACAAAGGTGAGAGATTAGGTCAAATCGATGTGACAGATGGTTACAAAATCCGGGCTGACATTGACGAACACTATATCAACAGAATATTCCCGGGTCTTCCTGCTACCGTATTGATTGCAGGAAACACCTATAAACTGATCATCAAAAAGGTATACAGCCAGGTGAAAAATGGCAAATTCCAAGTGGATTTGGAATTTGAAGTTGACCGCCCGGACGAGCTAAGGAGAGGTCAAACCTTGCAGGTCATCTTGGCCTTAAGTGATGAGACCCAAGCCTTACTTTTACCTCGTGGAGCCTTCTACCAAAAAACCGGTGGTACATGGATCTATAAAGTATCTAAAGATGGGAAAACAGCCTATAAAACAGATATTAAAATCAATAGAAATAACCCCAAATATTATGAAGTAACGGCAGGACTTCAAGCTGGTGACAAGGTCATCACCTCTAGTTATGATAATTATGAAAGCGATTTACTGTTAAAACCTTAA
- a CDS encoding sigma-54-dependent transcriptional regulator, whose protein sequence is MLLRNASVLIVDDDPDVLTAVNLFLKTEVKSVITENNPENLKKLFRENTFHLVLLDMNYKSPIHTGNEGLYWLKEIKKLSPETEVIMITAYGNIDLAVRSLKEGATDFLLKPWYNDKLLEHLKEALGSKKSSSPKVEDHGLLGESDEMQKLQVKIRKIAPTDANVLILGENGTGKDLVARALHQQSLRAGKPFIKVDVGALTESLFESELFGYKKGAFTDAKEDREGRFEAANGGTLFLDEIGNISLHLQSKLLSVLQNRQVMRLGSNVPIPVDIRLICATNIPMKELANEQRFRKDFVYRIHTVDVVLPPLRRRGDDMLLLAEHFVAEYAEKYFKAGLRISPQALEKLKAYSFPGNVRELQFSMERAVIMSEGDEITAEDLIFLPLENVEPEENELSLSSVEKNTILRVIEKNNGNISKAAKELGITRTALYRRLNKYDID, encoded by the coding sequence ATGCTTTTAAGGAACGCCTCCGTACTTATCGTAGACGATGATCCTGACGTACTAACCGCTGTAAACCTATTTTTAAAGACGGAGGTAAAGTCTGTCATCACAGAAAACAACCCTGAAAACCTAAAAAAACTGTTTCGGGAAAATACCTTTCATTTGGTCCTTTTGGATATGAATTACAAAAGCCCCATACATACGGGGAATGAGGGTCTGTATTGGTTAAAGGAGATCAAAAAGTTAAGTCCGGAAACGGAGGTCATTATGATTACTGCCTATGGGAATATTGATCTGGCAGTACGCTCATTAAAAGAAGGTGCTACGGATTTTCTGCTGAAACCATGGTATAATGATAAGCTTTTGGAGCACTTAAAAGAAGCCCTTGGTAGTAAAAAATCTTCTTCTCCCAAAGTAGAAGATCATGGCCTCTTAGGAGAATCAGACGAAATGCAGAAACTCCAAGTCAAGATTCGCAAGATTGCACCCACTGACGCAAACGTTCTGATCCTGGGAGAAAACGGAACCGGTAAGGATTTGGTAGCTCGCGCTCTCCATCAACAATCCTTGAGGGCAGGAAAACCCTTCATCAAGGTGGATGTGGGTGCTTTGACCGAGTCCTTGTTTGAAAGTGAACTTTTTGGTTATAAAAAAGGCGCATTCACTGACGCCAAAGAGGATAGAGAAGGGAGATTTGAAGCTGCTAATGGAGGAACTCTTTTCCTGGATGAGATTGGGAATATTTCTCTGCATCTACAATCTAAACTCTTGAGTGTATTACAGAACAGGCAGGTTATGAGACTAGGCAGTAATGTGCCTATTCCTGTGGATATTCGACTGATATGCGCTACCAATATTCCTATGAAGGAGTTAGCTAACGAACAAAGATTCCGTAAAGACTTTGTCTATAGAATTCATACCGTGGACGTGGTTTTGCCACCCTTGAGGAGAAGGGGCGATGATATGCTGCTTTTGGCTGAACATTTTGTGGCAGAATATGCAGAGAAATACTTCAAGGCTGGTCTAAGGATCAGCCCTCAAGCACTTGAAAAGCTGAAGGCGTACTCTTTCCCGGGAAATGTTAGAGAGCTACAGTTTAGCATGGAGAGAGCGGTGATCATGTCAGAAGGTGATGAGATTACGGCTGAAGACTTGATCTTTCTCCCTTTGGAAAATGTGGAACCTGAAGAGAATGAGTTAAGCCTCAGTTCAGTAGAAAAGAATACTATTCTCAGGGTTATAGAAAAGAATAACGGTAATATCAGTAAAGCTGCTAAGGAACTGGGAATCACTCGTACGGCCCTATACAGAAGATTGAATAAATATGACATCGATTAA
- a CDS encoding sensor histidine kinase produces the protein MTSIKWLLRLLLTSFCLVGLGYALVSGPPWLIIGLACLSLYFLYTLFQIPMQVLYEVKDFALSIKYKDFARHFATKKQREEIKILRSSFNEIHDAIKEITREKEAQYHYLQKMLDWIDTGILLYKPESGEVVWMNEALKKLWGIPYLKTIDFLEKRNPKLFDKLVHLGNHSEIYQEENKMLLTGTSFSTDGIMFKLIAVKNVNEVLAENEVQSWQKLLSVLTHEIMNSVAPISSLADTLKKRLGDSEDDLAQGIDTIKSRSEGLLKFTAIYRNLNKITSLNTESILVRELFENIYRLMDPTLSHKSIELQVLLRQPNMCVIADKALLEQVLINLILNAVEAVKEVPEPKISLSASLTDHLEIMVSDNGTGIEDEVLDKIFVPFFTTKKKGSGIGLSLCKQIVSLHKGSLLVRSKVGQGSVFTIVLPAF, from the coding sequence ATGACATCGATTAAGTGGCTGCTTCGGCTCTTGCTGACCAGTTTTTGTCTGGTAGGTTTAGGCTATGCCTTGGTTTCCGGGCCGCCTTGGTTAATTATTGGCTTAGCATGCCTTAGTTTGTATTTTTTATATACTCTTTTCCAAATTCCTATGCAGGTATTGTACGAAGTGAAAGACTTTGCTTTGTCTATAAAATATAAGGATTTTGCCAGACACTTTGCTACCAAAAAACAAAGAGAAGAGATCAAGATTTTAAGGAGTTCCTTCAATGAAATCCATGACGCCATTAAGGAGATTACCAGGGAGAAGGAGGCACAGTACCACTATCTTCAGAAGATGCTCGACTGGATAGATACAGGTATACTTTTGTATAAGCCTGAATCAGGGGAGGTGGTCTGGATGAACGAGGCTCTCAAGAAATTATGGGGCATACCTTATTTGAAGACCATAGATTTTTTAGAGAAGAGGAACCCGAAACTATTTGACAAGCTAGTGCATTTAGGTAATCACTCGGAGATTTATCAGGAGGAAAACAAAATGCTTTTGACAGGAACATCATTTTCTACAGATGGAATAATGTTTAAACTAATAGCGGTCAAGAATGTGAATGAAGTATTGGCGGAGAATGAAGTGCAATCCTGGCAGAAACTCCTTAGCGTACTTACCCATGAAATCATGAATTCTGTTGCCCCCATTTCTTCCCTAGCTGATACCTTGAAGAAGAGATTAGGTGATTCTGAAGATGATTTGGCTCAAGGAATAGATACTATCAAAAGTAGGAGTGAGGGGCTGTTGAAGTTTACGGCCATATATAGAAACTTAAATAAGATTACTAGCCTAAATACAGAGTCTATATTGGTGAGGGAGTTATTTGAAAACATTTACCGACTAATGGATCCTACTCTTTCCCACAAAAGCATTGAGCTTCAAGTGCTTTTACGTCAACCTAACATGTGTGTGATAGCAGATAAGGCCCTTTTGGAACAGGTATTGATCAATTTGATCTTAAATGCGGTGGAAGCTGTAAAGGAAGTACCAGAACCAAAGATCTCTTTAAGTGCAAGTCTGACTGATCACTTGGAGATTATGGTCTCTGATAATGGCACGGGCATTGAAGACGAAGTCCTGGATAAGATCTTTGTTCCATTTTTTACTACCAAAAAGAAAGGTTCCGGGATAGGTCTGAGTTTATGCAAACAGATAGTATCCCTTCATAAAGGTAGCTTGTTAGTTAGAAGCAAAGTGGGACAGGGATCTGTATTTACCATCGTTCTGCCCGCTTTTTAG